The Anastrepha ludens isolate Willacy chromosome 2, idAnaLude1.1, whole genome shotgun sequence DNA window ggaccagggaagccatagagagactagccgcagacagaTGGTTACACATCTATTGGTTACCTCGACATacgggcattgcaggaaacgaaattgtagatgagattgccaaaagcggtgtttacatacaattcgaacaagaaaacgatatgctgaaacctttaaatacgatatattatacaatgacatcgctgcgTACATAAAAACACGGATAGACAGAAgatggaataatctagccacttgtaaaacTGCGAAAacatgtgtacacagaatgcagataaacACGCCAGATTCGTACTAAACCcgtctagaaaggaaagcagaactattgTAGGTATATTGAtaggccacaatttgctagcagcacacgcatacaagataggaatcGCAAACAATGATAACCgcagattttgaaataaacttggatagagggaaactcttgaacaccttctatgttcttgcccatcattagctagaacccgaatgaaatgcttaCGAGCTTCACAATATGAGAGGTAATAATGTGTCTCGGGGTTGGatcttcagagcttacttagattcgcaaaggacgcaggtttattacaagaaggattgtgcttattttcaTTGCACaataaatactaacctcaatggtggtgtagAAACTAAAAATCCCAAttcttgtttaaaaaatacccattcGAGGTTTTCCGGTGTGGCATTACTAacgaatgttataaaaatgcACATTCAGCGATCTcacgagaaaaaaaatttcgcacaAGACGTATCTATAGGCGTATAGTAATTGTTGGTGTTTTAAATTGagatttaaaatgtttatattccTTCAAAGTGCCTCTTGGCAAAGTGATCCATTTGTAATGTAACACTCAATTGAAGCCATCACACTCCAAAGGATTTGCATTCTATTCAAACGTATCGGGACAAGTGAAATCCATAACCGGTACTGGTATAGTGGAGTTTTCTTGCTTCAATGCATGGACAAGAGATTCAGCCCACTGCTGGTTGACTTTAATATTTCAGTATAGGAAAACAAGTACATCGCTCTCCGCTGCATATGCATCTACCATACCAAGATGtgaaacataaattaaaacaCATAAGACAAAAAGAAAGGAAAGGGAAAAAGAACTCATTTTGCTCACCATCGTATATAAATAACAATGCAATAATATCATATGATATTATATACGGATAATCGTTATTTTTTGCGTTTCAATATAAATGttacaaatattatacaatattttgaataacagtACAGAAACAAAGAAATATGGAAACGAAACGAATTCGCCTTGGCACAAATTTTTGACAGAAGTGCAAATTCGCCCAAAGCGAATTTATCAGTTCTTCTAGTGACACCACCTTCTTGTTGGAGTTAACTATGCATCCAAATCTTTAGCCATAATAGTTCATACGTGGCAAATCTCCAATGATCATATATTATCTATTACTCTCgatacatttttgtattcacTACCTTTTTATCTGTCagtatataattttctttccaTTAACACGTGGTATATACATCTCACTGTAATATATCACAATCAATTGAagttaaataaagttatattgGTACTTTGCATATATATTAGTGATTTTCATTATTGGTACAATTATCCGGATGCTAGTTAGTTCTACAGGTTAATGCAACACTTCTATAGATACGCCTTGTCAGTAACACTCTCATCATTTTTTCTACTGGCATTACACATCTTGTAGTTTAGGTCTGTCTCATTTCGtaagtgcccatttacacagggaaacatttggaagggaaacattttgatCGGGAGAGAAGGAcagccgcggaagagagaagggaactTATCTtccgtactggcgacacgctttgtgcttcttattcgtatttccattcttaaataaattgttgacagttgctttatttgttttcttcttttgtgggagaaagttCTAGCTATGTGTTGGTTCTCAATCAAACGGAAGAAATCAACGAtcacaaacatccgaacgctgctaGGGAAATGCAGGATTATTTTCGCTAGTAAAGTATGAAGgtacaatataatttaaaaaagttatgggacaggtttatgttgaattctaattttcccTCCATTTCCGGAAACTCAAgttattttaagttaattacttatatatgaaaaatttttaatttaattttttgaagtgcaacttcttaggcgtcgatggacgagcgagaatggagattaaaatttcaaggccatgcaacgttttgggcattttcgttccgcgagagagaaaaaagatataacgtagaggaaaaggagagagagctataacttagatatatcttagatacattttaggctatttttcctgagtttttccttgtggttgctaatttctattgaaaaacaacactgcctactttttggcgcttgtttgttggtgcaaactttgtaggaaatataattttggtgcctacttgtTGGCGTTATATTCCCTTTGGGGTGTATTTTGGTCCCaactttttggcgttttttggtgcctactttttggcgcttatttccgtttcctggttagtgcttgtgcgtactataaaatgatatccattccggcgtcggatttattggtattgccttgcggtaatttgtgcctttgcccctggaatcgctgcgtttgtgcgggtgataaccgctcggagtagtgcgcgttgttgccacggtttgtgtccgcgtttacctacaccggtcgaccctttgtccgttttttgtaaattttgtctatttgtattctctgcaaatgttctgaatttatttagatatacatatactcgtattattTCTCTCATTCGCTCTCGGGTCTCTTCCTCTCTTTAATTGTcggccttgaaagtttcacttctgctatgtgtactacgctacatgcacttttttttcaagtacaaaaatttatatatatgggtcaggtgttatgaatgaatggattgcgctatcgagggaTGATTAACGGGTTTTTATAAGGTTGCCGTGCCCGAtatcccaatcgttgacgacgggacTGTCATTCCGCtatccgaccatgacgaggtgaaaaTAGCGATAACGTGGctagaaaacaacaaagccgcgggagcCGACGCACTACCGGCTAAGATATTCAAACACGGCAGCGAGGAGTTGGTAAGTTGCATGCATCAGCTGctctgcaaaatatggtcggatgaaagcatgcctgccaattgcaatttaagtgtgctctgcccaatccacaaGATACTGCAATCTGTTTAAGGTCGCGTATAAGGTCCTCGCgagcatattgtgtgaaaagctGAAACCCACCGTCAACAAACTAATTGGACCTTATCGGTGTGGCTTAGACccggaaagtccaccatcgaccaaatattcacaatacgccaggtcttggaaaatacccatgaaacgagaatcgacacaccccatcttttcgtcgacatcaaagctgcattcgacagtacgaaaaggagttaccgaTATGCCGCGATATCTGAATTTGGCATccctgcaaaactaatacggctatgaaaatgacgttgctcaatatcagcagcgctgtcagaattgggaaggacctctccgcgTCGTTCGATAGCAATCGAGGTttaagcgtacaattgttggcgtatgccgatgatattgacattatcggtcttaacaaccgcgctgtaaGTTCTGCcgtttccaaactggataaagaagcaaagcgaatgggtctggtggtggacgaggacaaaacgaagcccaaatggatacaaacgctccggctttgaaagtattcgatgtggtaccagctgatggtagcgaaggaagaggaagacctcctctacgttggaaagatcagctggtgaagaacttggcttcacttggtgttttcaAATGGCATAGCCCGAGAAAGAAATTACTaacgcgttttgttaaactcgccaGCATCACGGGTAACCGTGATCACGTCTCGcattgatgtattttttttttcaattgaaacCGAGGATATAGTCTCTAACTTTACACGTTCATacgcaaaaaattttataatttctagaaTCCGACAATTCAAGCTTtacttttttgcgttttgctttTTTCCTTCTTTCCCTTTTTCTTTGTAAACGGGCATAAACAACAAACATTGCAATCGCATCATCCGCGTTTTTTCTATGCATCTTTACGCTATCAGTACAAAAGTACATATGGGCCACTCCTTATCGTTTACCACAAATGTGTTGGGGTCTCTCTACAATTCCTCTGCGTTCGAATTGCTCAATAGAAGCCCCAAACTACAATAATTAGTTTATATTATATCAATCACTTAACCTCTCTACTTGTCGTTTATTTGTACGTTCATATAAACATGAACTTAAcaactatcgtaatttctaggTGTGGTAACTCGTACTTTCTGGCAACTTCTGCTTTGTCATCTGGCATTCATGTGTTTGTTTTAGTATATCTTTCGTTCGGTTTCGCGTATATTCAGTAGAGCTGGCAAAAGATCGATGTTTGTCCACATCGATGTTTcgatgttttttatttgaaaacatcgATTAATCGATTAAACATCGAAGTtagtaaaagaattttttttttttcatttatttaatattgacTTCATTATtcaacatatatataaaaaaataacaaaataatgtttttcaaacaaacttaaattaacagtattttgattttttcaaaacaaattagattacgaaaatattattacttaacttAACActatttaaagcttttaaaaacaaatgaaatatccaaaatataatgataacttaacataacagttttgtgagtttttcaaacaaattaaattatgaaaatataatgacTCAACTTATCAGTTGTTTGAGAtccattcatttttatttaggaaAACCAGCATAtccacattttttggctttagtgAACTTCGTTTTTCACTCACTATTAAACCTGCTTTGCTGAACATACGCTCACTTTCAGTTGACGTAGCCGGTACGcagagatatttttttgagcTCATCTTCAATGGCTCATCAGTCGAGATCTGAAAAAAGTTTAGTATTAATTATAATGCTAGATTTTATATAGCATGAATTACCTTCCAGTAGTCTAAAGGGTTTAAACTAGAGTTTATATTTTCCATGTTGAAGTATTGACGAAGGGTCAAAATCGAATCAACTCGGGAATTacgaattttttgagttttgtttttttccaaaaaattaagaagtggAGTTTTATCGCATAGTGGTGTTGGCAGGCTAGATATATTTGGAGGGTGATTTTCTTTGTAAAGTGGCGAaagttcattttctaaaaatttttcggCTTCTATAGagtttgtatttgaaaaaaaaccctCCTTTTTAAAACGCGGATCCAGTAATGTCGACAAACGAGTCacagttcttttttcatatggcAGTAGTCTTTGCCGTATGCCTTCCATTAGCAAGTTGCATACGTTACGGCCATCATCAGTTTCTAGTCGATCTTTGATTTCACTCAAATTATGCAAAAGTCCGCTAACCAATGGTATAATTAGCGAAACTGTTACATTAGAGCTGGATGATGTTTGTACCGTCGCATCCTCGAATAGTGAAAGAACCTGCTTTAAATCTTCCAGAACAGATAGCTCATCAACTGATAGAGGTAGTATTGCTTTCGGAGTATCTAACAGGACTTTAGCAATAGCTGACTTTGTGGCCAAAATGCGCTCAATCATGTAGAAAGCACTATTCCACCTTGTAGGGCACTCCTGTTTTAGACTATGTGGCTTCATTGGTTCCTGGGCTTGCTTAAATTTTGCATACGCTATTGAGCTGCTCTTGAAAAACGAAACTATGCTTTTGCACTTTCCCATAATTGTCTTAATATTTTCAAGGGAAAAACAGCTTTGGACAATTAAATTAATGCAATGAGCAAAGCAAGGCACGTTTCGCTTTTGTAGAATCTCACATGCTTTTACAACGTTCCTCGCGTTGTCTGTAACAATTGCGCTGACTTTGTCAATAACTTGCCATTCCACAAGGACTTCGCGCAaagaatttgcaatattttgcgaCGTGTGGTTGGTTTCGTCAATGAGATTTTTGGTTGACAAAACAGCTGCTTTTAGCTCAAAGTTGTCATTGATGAAATGGCAAGTGACTGTCATATAACTTTCGTTAGCCCGTGACGTCCAGCAATCTGTTGTTATAGCGCAATAGTCCACTCGGTCCAGAATACAGTGTAATTTGTCTTTCATATTTGTGTAAAAGTCTTGCATGCATGTGTTTCTCAATTTGTTACGAGAAGGCAGCTCGTAGCGAGGATCCAATGTACTGACAAAATTACGAAATCCTTTGTTTTCAACAACTGAGAACGGTCGCATGTCGGAGCATATATAGTGCATTAGTGAGCTATCAAGACTCTTTTTCCTAGCGGAAGATGcttcgtattttttttcaatgaaggaCAAAATAGACCCTGAAGATTTCGGAAGCTCGCTAACAGTTAATCCTGCATGCATCCGTTTCAGGTGTCCAGCCAAATTAGTGGTATTGCCACATGTTATATATGTTTTTCCACACTGAATGCATTTAGCTGAACTGCCAtcctttgatttgttaaaaaattgccaTACAGCTGACTGACCGTACCTTGTTCTTTTTGCTGGGTTTTCTTCTTCCACCTCCTTTGAGCTCGTCTttgaaactgcaaaaaaaaaaaaaaaaaaataatttgtagtattatatatatgtatgtatgtacaagtactCTTATACACCTAGTCATCACTTTGCGTTGGGTATACGTTCCCAAAAAGTACGACTCAAAGCGACGTCTAGGTgtagatattttgtattaacAATACGCACTCAGCTACATACATAAAACGATAATCTTACCTTTGCCACTAGAACTTTCTACAAACCGCTCCATTTCAATCACTGCCTGCCAACACCAAAagcctaaaatttaataattttcatattaaaatggtatacttaatcagtttttttaatgtagaaaagttttttaatgcaTAAAAGTTTCTTACTTACCACTTTCGTTCCACGTGCAATTACTAAGTGATGGTACAAAATTTGCGAAAACATCGAACATCGGTTTACGAACATCGATGtttcattttcaaattgaaacATCGATACATCGATATAACATCGATATTCCGCCCAGCTCTAATATTCAGGATTAATCACAATACCCTCTGGTTAAGTCTGATCGTCCCGATTAGACACAAACTTATTCGATCCAAATGGAGCCAAACTCTCCAGATGAGCTGCCTTGATTTTCTTTAATCATCTTTCAAGGACCTTTCAAAGATGCTTGCACCTCTGGATAAACCCCTTTCTTTCTTTGAGGATTATAAAGAACTATAAAAACTACCTTCGCTGAATTCTTCGGAGTTCACAGCACGGTCAAACCGACTCTTCATCTTATTACTCTTTAGCTGGGTATGTTGCCTTATGCTACCGAAGTCACTTGCTGAAAACGGACCCGTCACATGGATGACTACACGCTCAAGTCCGCGTTGTATTGCTGTAATCTTCTACGGCTTCTCTTCATTTTATTGATATCCAAATGACCTCCACTCCGACTGGATGGTTCTCACAACTTACAGGGTTGGTTTAAGTATCCTCTGGATAGCTCCCGAACAACccgtttgagagcgagctaataTAACAAGGTAAAACAGCGCAGGATatttggttgtgcgctgggtttgggacccgccacttaaaaatcttccctttaaaaacaaaacaaagcctcggatgagaacttcctactTCAGAACATATCTGAAGACGTCCCCTGCAAACGAACAAAGGTTTATGaattgagggcatgcacctagaATGCCCCTTCCTTTAATGGCGCatgtgcctctgcccggctggttgatatCCTCGTAAGAACAAAGGCTGGCATGaatgccattcaagagatgcgatgaaCGGGGTAAGGCAAGAAGAACATTGGACCTTACGACTTCTACTACAGCTGTAAAGAAGCGCAAACTCCGTGTTAGATTTATAGTGGGAGAGAGACTTAGTCGTCAAGTACTCTTGTGGACGAGAGCCTCGCAATAATCTACCTCCGAACATAAATCATTAAACGGTAAAACCACCGTCACCTCTTGCAGGCAATAccaatttttatgacaaaataaaaaaaacttcacatttcatttcatttaatttattgcccaaaatcattttaacataggagtttacaaagttatgataaaattagattatttagcattatcctaacatacatttgtatttatctaggagtttaaaacttatttttcttttgattatacaataggttatcattattatttggaaACAACTTCATATAAAAAACTTCTGCCACTCGGAGGCAGCATAAATCTGCAGAGCTCTGGAAAAATTTCAATGTTTGTAGAAACACCAATATTACGCTgagatattttcatttaaatttttacatattccaTAAAATATCCCTTGCCATTCCATTTctaatataggtatattttcttgtggttccatttttgtatcaagtAAAAAAGTATTAGAACTCGCATTTGTGATTGTAAATATAAAACAGCTGTGAAGTGAGTGCCACTTTTGAATAGTCAATTGGAAAGCTGCATAAACAACActtctatataaatacatatatgtatatgtatatacgtatttagaaaatttattatagTTTTATCAGTTTGTTTATATTGTTTCTATCTTCGttgggtatatacatatataattgaggTCGTTGTTCACATGCATAGTTACATGTGTTCATTGACTTATGGAGGcatgtgagtgagtgagtgagtttcACGTGTAACTAATTCAGATCAATCAGAAATATTTCCAAAGAGGTGTATTCTCGCGAATTTATTTTGGGCAAATGGTATAAAAGATATTTAAACCATATTTAACTCCTATGCGATGCTACAACTAATAACATGCCGGGCaaattcgattatttctgtgatttatcgacattttcgagattaccgacattttctttaacatcaaaaatgcttgaacggaatcgacgaaaccaaaaatgcacttaattagctgttacaatatcggcaccataaacaccattcattAGTTCAGTGGCTTGGCTTAcattttcgcttttatcaaagaaaaattgcaaaatatacggaattttctctttgttgacttccattgttaacaccctgcaaCGCACAACTGAATAGAAATACTACCttaacaacgagcataaactttagaTTGTTCGCGCGATATCTCGTAGAGTGCcacctaccgagaaaataatgtatttctttttcccaaaactaATATTTGCTGCGCGTTACATAGAATAACCACTAATTTTAAAGAGTCCTCAATTCTAAGTAAGTATGAAGTAACAGTATTTGTCACCCTATTTAGAGATAGCGATAAGGTAATTGCTTTGGCCTCAACCCAATGCTCAGAAAGTACGCTATAGAATAAACTAAAAAGTGGTAACCCAATTTTctagaattttaaattaaataattttgaacataaaaattatacttttttattattgtaattttttttaatattaaataataaattaaataaaacctatttagaaaaaaataaaaatgattactaAAACAAGCATGTTCTTGTTACTAATACTATGCACAAAGATTGGGTACATTATTGGTTGCTTAATTTCCTGCTaatctccttataaaaaaatctcTCTCCTTTATAAAATTCTCTCACAATTTCAGGATTTCCCTGCATTACGTTTACAAGTTCATCTAGTTGGCGTTTGTATACAGTTTTTGACTTGAAATCAcatttctataattttcttgcattgaaatttttttgttcagtgCTTTCTTGCACTTTGCCGGCGAAGAGTTCGTTTTAATATGACAGCATTCCTTTCTTGACATTCTTGATACATATcttttttgccaaaaacaaTTTCTCAGCACTCCCTGGGTTCACTCATTGACCATAGATGCTTGCTTACCCAATGCTGAGCGCAGTAAAGATTTTCTGAGTTTCAAGACTCATCTAAAATGTCAGGATACTTAAAAAAGTGGTTCTCCAGAAATCTTAAAGGCATTCCTCGAAGTGTGACGCATCCGCGCAGAAAGAGTTAAATGGTCTCACATTATCAGCTCTAAACTTCTTCCAAAATCGCCTAAAAGATTTCGTCAGTCCAGTCCGCTTTTGGAGTAACTTTTTATTACTGCATTCTTCGTTCTTCGAGTGTTAGCCATGGTGAACAAGGTATGAATACTCCGCAGTTGTCCGGATGAGTTCACGAGCTTCTCTTGCGTTCTCAACTTGCGAAAACAGAAAACTTAGCAGGTTTCTTGCTTTCTCATTCGATACCAAAAGTTTTGAAAGACAGCTTAGCGCACTCGTTCGCTTTCTCATTTCCCAAAATACCATTCTGACCACTGGGACCCAGTAAAGAGATCAGCGTTGGGTTGGAGGTCTCTACAATCTTTTCAATCTCTTGCATACAGTATTTGCTTGGGTGCATACTTACTAACACTTTACTCTCTCAGTGGTTTTTTGAGGGACTGACATTGGTTAGCGGTCGATCCTCCACAATA harbors:
- the LOC128869641 gene encoding E3 SUMO-protein ligase ZBED1-like codes for the protein MFDVFANFVPSLSNCTWNESGFWCWQAVIEMERFVESSSGKVSKTSSKEVEEENPAKRTRYGQSAVWQFFNKSKDGSSAKCIQCGKTYITCGNTTNLAGHLKRMHAGLTVSELPKSSGSILSFIEKKYEASSARKKSLDSSLMHYICSDMRPFSVVENKGFRNFVSTLDPRYELPSRNKLRNTCMQDFYTNMKDKLHCILDRVDYCAITTDCWTSRANESYMTVTCHFINDNFELKAAVLSTKNLIDETNHTSQNIANSLREVLVEWQVIDKVSAIVTDNARNVVKACEILQKRNVPCFAHCINLIVQSCFSLENIKTIMGKCKSIVSFFKSSSIAYAKFKQAQEPMKPHSLKQECPTRWNSAFYMIERILATKSAIAKVLLDTPKAILPLSVDELSVLEDLKQVLSLFEDATVQTSSSSNVTVSLIIPLVSGLLHNLSEIKDRLETDDGRNVCNLLMEGIRQRLLPYEKRTVTRLSTLLDPRFKKEGFFSNTNSIEAEKFLENELSPLYKENHPPNISSLPTPLCDKTPLLNFLEKNKTQKIRNSRVDSILTLRQYFNMENINSSLNPLDYWKISTDEPLKMSSKKYLCVPATSTESERMFSKAGLIVSEKRSSLKPKNVDMLVFLNKNEWISNN